GCTCCTTCATTGGGATCATCTCGCACTTCTTATTCCCCGAAATCTTTGCGGCCTTCTTCAGGTCGAGCTCTTCGGCTCCGGGAATCACGCAAACGAAGTAGCCCGACTTATCGCCTTTCAGCACCAATGTCTTAAAGACTCGCTCAACCGGCTCTTTCAGCTGCTCGGCAACGTGAATGGCGCTTAGATCGCTTTCGTCAACCTCGTAGGGGATTAGCTCGTAGCGGATCTTTGCCTTGTCGAGTAGCCTTGCCGCGTTTGTTTTATCAATAGCCATGGTGCTGATTTAATTTTCGGCAAAAATAGGAGTAATTGTACTTAAGCGTTACCTACTGGTACATTATATATATAGGTTTTGGCTTTAGCTTCATCAGCTCCGGAGGGGTTAGCAGGCGGTGGGGCGCCTTCTTCAAGTCGTTTTTGTAGAAAAGCTTGAATCCGGCAAACTGTACGGGCTCCTTGTACACATACTGCTTGTAGGTATTCTTCTTTAGCACGGGTTCTCCCCAGCCATCCATGTTCATTACGACTTGCACCTCGGGCCGCAGTTTGATGTCGCGGTATCTTCGGACCATTCCTTGGGTAAACCGATGGACAACCAGAATCTTTGGAGGGATGTTGTTCGCCTTTACCAGCTTGGCCAGGTACTCCGAGCAGAAGTTAACGTCATCGGCATCCATGGTGCCTATCTTATGGCCGGGGATGCTACCCGTTTTCATCGAGAATTCGGGATCGATGCCTAGGTGAACGTGCGGCATCTTCAGGTATTTCTCCAGCAGGGGAACTTCCTCCTGAACGCTACTCTTCCCGACCTGTATGTCTAGGAATACGATGGCATTCCCCATCTTGGCGATGGCCAATGCCGAATCGATCTGCCTGCGGGGCATGCGCATACGGTATTTGCCATCTTTCTGAGGAATTCCCTGGGCCACGACCGCGATATAGTGGATGGCGGGCTGCACGGGAGTGGTGGGGTCGGCCTCTTCCCAGGCTTTGACCTCGATATTTAGCCTTCGCCAGAGTTCCTTGGGGGGATACTCGCCGAGAATGCCCATTCGCTTGGAGTAGATGTTGCCGTAGTAGGCAATAATTCGCTTATGGGGAAGGATTGCCCCCTTTAGTGGGGCAGGATTATTCTTAATGGGCCAAAAACCTAGCGTGTCGCCATTGGCAAGGGCCGTTAGCTTTTCGGTATCCGAAGGTGTGCTGGCTGGAGCCGTACTTGCGGCCTGCTTATCCGTCGATGATGCCTGAGGTTTGCTCTTTTCAGAGCTAGATTCGCTCTTTTGAACGCATCCGTAGGTTGCAGCAGTAAGCGCAAGCGCTAAAATAGTAATGTGTCTGTTACTCATAAGATGAATTTAGAGAGACTGTAACGAAGGAGCTCTACGCTTTTATTGAGGCTGCCTTGCTTGTGTTGGTACTAGTTTGTTTGTTTGAATGTTTGGCGCATTTGCCGGAGCAAACGCTGAGGCGAACACTCGGGAGCAATAATCCTCCGTACGGATTGTAGCGGCAGTAGGGTGTCGCGCTTTGATATTAGCGTAAAAGAGAGCTTGAAGTAGCGGCTTAGCACCTCTGCGCTATGATGGTTATACACTCCGTTGGGGTAGGCCCAGTACTCTACCGGAATACCGGCTACCTTTTCGAGCACATCTTTTGGTTTCGCGACCTGCTTTTGCCAGTCGGACTCCTCCTTGTACTTGGTTGCCATCGTATGATCCCAGCTGTGCAGCCCTATGGTGTGCCCGCGCTTTGCGAGCTGCGCTATCTGAGCCTTTGTCATGTAGTTCTTCTTGTTGTAGGTGATGGTCATGATAAAGAAGACGCCCCTAAACCCGTACCTCTCCAGTATGGGAGCGGCAACGGCAGTGTGCTCCTCCCTCGAATCATCAAAGGTTATCATAACCGGCTTCTGGGGGAGCGGACTGTTGTACACCAGGTAGGCGTACAGCTGTGCGGGCGATATGGAGTGATATCCGCTATCGGCAAGGGCCTTTACGTGCGCCTCGAAAGTGGCTACGGCAACGGTATAGTCTCCTTTACGGTTGTCGGCAATTCGATGGTAGCAGAGGACGGGCACCTCGGGCTTGGAAAGGATCTGTGCAGCGCTGTTTTTGTGCTGATTGGTAGCAGAACTCTTATGAGATGTAGCGGCGGCGGTGCTTCGGCCTGCGGCTACGGCTTGCTGCTGTCGGTGCGCATCGCAGCCGATGCAGCATGCAGCTATTCCTAGCAGTACTACTCCTATGGTTGTAAGGCGTACGTTCATTTCTATTCCCTTTATGGTTAAGCAAAAGGCGCTATGCCCCTTGCGTTGTGGTAATTGTTCCATCATATCCAACAGCAGCTCTAGGGCGGGTGAATGCTACTAGGCTTCGGCAATGTTCCCCCTAAAATTGCCTGCTGCAAGATAATCTTTTCGTTTAATCAAAAAAGTAGGGTTGGCTGTTAAACTAGGAATTTGCAGTATAGCATAACCTTTTTCGAACAGCCCCCGCTCTGCAATGGCTTTCCCCTGCTCTACAATGGCTTTCCCTTCTTCTGTAATGTCTTTCCCCTCTTCTGTAATGCCTTCCCCCGCTCTGCAATGGGTTTCCCCAGCTCTGTAACGGCTTCCCCCTGTTCTGCAATGGCTTCCCCCTGTTCTGCAATGGGTTCCCCCTCCTCTGTAACGGCTTCCCCCTGCTCTGCAACGGCTTTCCCTACTTCTGCAATGGGTTTCCCCCGCTCTGCAACGGCTTCCCCCTGTTCTGTAACGGCTTTCCCCCGTTCTGCAACGCCTTTCCCCTCTTCTGCAACGCCTTTCCCCCGCTCTGCAATGCCTTTCCCCTATTCGGCAACGGCTTTTTCCAACCTTTCGTGGTGTTAATTCAATGTATATAAAAATAATTAGCAAATATTTTGCAAAACACTTGAAAATACGCTTGCAATTCCCGAACTTTACTTTCGAGAGTAAAATTTATTAGGCAACAATTAAGTATTAAGCAAAAGTAGGACAAATGAAAACAGCTTATTTACCATTTTCGCGCATGTACCTGCAGGTGCATTCCTTTTTGAACAACAGTAGCACACTAATGGACTTTCCGATTATGAAAACGATGGTCCCAAAGATGGAGGTGCACGGATCTACCCTCGAAAAGCTGGTGGGTGTTGTGACCTTCTCGGCAGCCGACGATCCTCAGGTGTACATTGATATCGTTAACACAAAGGGGTACCAGCTCGGCAAATGCCTGGAGGACATTGCCACCCAGAAGGGGGACACTGCCATGGTAAAGCGCATACATCTCTCCTACTCCGACTTAATCCGGAAGAGTACCTCCAATAAGATACAAAGTGCAAGCAGCATCCTCAACGAGGCGAAGGCTTGCCTTACCGATTTGGCCAACTACAAGGTGGATAAGGCCGATGTTGACAGCTTTGAGGCTGCCATCGTGAAGCTGGTAGAGATAAACACCAACAACGCCAAGCAGGCCGCAGAGCGCCGCATCAAGCAGCTGCAGGCGGCCGATGCCGTAAAGGTGTGCAAGGAGGATCTCCAGCGATGCGACAGCTTTATCGAAACGGTAAGGCTGAAGCACCCGGATATCTACAAGGCCTACTACGAGCAGCGCAAGGAAAAGGATAACCCCGCCATCTACTCGCGCATTCGGGTTGTAGATGCCGATACAAAGCAGCCTGTGCTAAACGCCCTGGTTACGGTAATCTCTACCACCCGAACAAAGAACGGCGAGCGGCTGGTGGTGCTCAAGCGCCGCACCGGGAAAACCGGCGAGCTGCGCATTAGCAACGCCGAGAAGGATATATTTATGGTTACCGCCGAAAAGCTGGGCTGCACGGAGAACAGCAGCAAGCTGGTAATTGCCGATAGCCGCCCGGTTGTGCTGGAGATTTCGCTGAAGAAGCTAAATATCAACTAGAACTCTTTGGTTAGGTTTTTTGTGGTTAATAGGGCTTGGTTAATGGTTGCCGCTTACCCCTTCGGGGGTGGCGGCTTTTTTTATCCGTAAGCAATATTTTTTACCAAATATTAAAATAAATGGGTTTGGGAGTATTACGGTACTAAAAAAATAGTACATTGCCCAATATCTTATAATCGTAGACCTTTAGAATCTTATTTGCTGTTACTCGTTTTTCGCTTGCTGCCCGTTCGGGGCGAAGGTTTACAGGTTGTAGGGTAGAAAGTTAATAACAGGAGACGCCTGCTATACTCCGTATTAGCATAAGGTCTATTGTTCAACAGTAATACCTATATCCCATGAAAAGACTAGCCATTCTGTTTTTGCTAATTGTCACCTTGGGCGCATTCGCCCAAACCGACACCAAGAAGCTCACCCTCGTAAAGGCGCAGTGGCCCATAAAGGGGGCGAATCCCGGCGAGGGCATCATTGGTAAGCCGGGGCAGTACATTAAGGGCGAAAGCAACTACGACAATCTCTTTATCGAGGCCAAGGAGGGCGACGCCGTGGTGGCTCCCGAAGGTGGAACCATAATGAACATTTCCTACATCTATCGAGAATCGTTGACCTATATGACGGGCACTAAGGTTGCGCTCGATAGCGGGACTGCCGCTGAGGATAAGCAGGCAAGGGAAGCCGTTGCGGCTAATCTGAAGAAGCATAACCGATCGCTTAAGGGCGATGTTGCCAAGTTTGTATCCCAGAGCATCGGAATTAGAACCGCATCGGGTGCGATTTACTGGATATCGGGGCTCCATCCCACAAAGCTATTCAAAACTGGCGATAAGGTATCGAAGGGCGACCAGATTGGCAGCGTTGGCTACGCCTACTCGGCCTTCGACAAGCCGCACATCAGCATCTCGCGCTCCATCGACTCGAAGCCGGCCGACCCCATGGGCGTTTTTGGCATTCCTACCTCGTTTGTAAAGGCAAAGCCAAAGACGTTCGACTTTTTGACCTACAGGCATCCGGTTGACTCGCTCAAGAAGGACTTCAGCATCTTCCGGAAATCCTTGGAGCAGGTGCATCCAGGGCTTTACGACTACACCTCGAAGGCGCAGATGGATAGCCTCTTCAATTCCATCGCCTCGAAGCTGAACACCCCCATGACTAGTAGAGATTTTATGATGCTCCTGAAGGAGATAACCGCAAAAATCAGGGATAGCCATACCTTCATTAGCGGAATAAATCCTCAGAGCATAAAGTTCTTACCTCCTGTTATGCTTGCCTACGACGGTAAAGGGATTGTGGTTACCGGTTCATCCGTAGCAGACAGGTGTAAAGTCGGCGAAAGAATAGCTGAGGTCAATGGCATTAGCTCGGCAACGCTGATTGAGCAAATGAAAAAGTCTGTAACAGGTGACGAGGGCTATAATACCCTACACACAGAACGATACCTGATGGAATACCTAACGCAACGGCTTTTTATAATGGGGCTATACGAAAAGGGAGGCTTCTTAAACCTAAAAACCGAGAGCGGGAAGCT
This window of the uncultured Acetobacteroides sp. genome carries:
- a CDS encoding polysaccharide deacetylase family protein, producing MNVRLTTIGVVLLGIAACCIGCDAHRQQQAVAAGRSTAAATSHKSSATNQHKNSAAQILSKPEVPVLCYHRIADNRKGDYTVAVATFEAHVKALADSGYHSISPAQLYAYLVYNSPLPQKPVMITFDDSREEHTAVAAPILERYGFRGVFFIMTITYNKKNYMTKAQIAQLAKRGHTIGLHSWDHTMATKYKEESDWQKQVAKPKDVLEKVAGIPVEYWAYPNGVYNHHSAEVLSRYFKLSFTLISKRDTLLPLQSVRRIIAPECSPQRLLRQMRQTFKQTN
- the ybaK gene encoding Cys-tRNA(Pro) deacylase; this translates as MAIDKTNAARLLDKAKIRYELIPYEVDESDLSAIHVAEQLKEPVERVFKTLVLKGDKSGYFVCVIPGAEELDLKKAAKISGNKKCEMIPMKELLPTTGYIRGACSPIGMKKHFPTYIHETCNDFDRIYVSAGKRGLQLYLNTQELIEEVGATVGHLIL
- a CDS encoding S41 family peptidase, whose amino-acid sequence is MKRLAILFLLIVTLGAFAQTDTKKLTLVKAQWPIKGANPGEGIIGKPGQYIKGESNYDNLFIEAKEGDAVVAPEGGTIMNISYIYRESLTYMTGTKVALDSGTAAEDKQAREAVAANLKKHNRSLKGDVAKFVSQSIGIRTASGAIYWISGLHPTKLFKTGDKVSKGDQIGSVGYAYSAFDKPHISISRSIDSKPADPMGVFGIPTSFVKAKPKTFDFLTYRHPVDSLKKDFSIFRKSLEQVHPGLYDYTSKAQMDSLFNSIASKLNTPMTSRDFMMLLKEITAKIRDSHTFISGINPQSIKFLPPVMLAYDGKGIVVTGSSVADRCKVGERIAEVNGISSATLIEQMKKSVTGDEGYNTLHTERYLMEYLTQRLFIMGLYEKGGFLNLKTESGKLLAIPCKGVKKTSRVKMNSWAPDSVGFTARIIKPNLACLDINTFQLNQVEEDSIASFVARIERLGVKNLIVDVRDNGGGEINVGTKIISYFIDKPLNTFSYRMVKSNTTYPILKYSDSWLGSQVIFPEFKAVAGKDGFYSYGEDSTYVRTIVPNEKIHFSGRIFLLANEYSRSMASDFASALVGQASCTIVGRETGSSYYQMNAEKFADMLLFTTNIKLHIPMVKCVFRDTPNPRIPYGHGVIPDYNVPLTLNELTQPKDVILDRAMEVIEGKATAKE